In Zonotrichia leucophrys gambelii isolate GWCS_2022_RI chromosome 11, RI_Zleu_2.0, whole genome shotgun sequence, the genomic window gtgtccctgtgtgtgtctctctgtgtccccatgtccctctgtccatccctctgtccatccctatgtccatccctgtgtccctgtgtgtgtctctctgtgtgtgtctctctgtgtgtgtctctctgtgtccccatgtccctgtgtccatccctatgtccacccctgtgtccctgtgtgtgtccctgtgtatGTCCCCACGTCCCTGTGGGTGTCACCCacgtgtgtccctgtccccgtgtgtgtccctgtgtgtccccacgtCCCTGTGGGTGTCACCCGTGTgcgtccctgtccccgtgtgtgtccctgtgtcccgcAGGCGTGGTGAAGGCCGAGGATTACACCCTCCCCGTGTACATGGACCGGCGGGACGTGCCGCTGCCCGAGGTGGCGTTTGTGCGGGACCTGTCGGCGCAGCAGCGCGCGctcaaggagaaggagaaggcgTCCTGGAGCGCCCTGTCTGCCGAGGAGAAGGTGGAACGTACGTGGGGGGGCTCTCAGGGACCCCACAGCGCCCTGCCCGTCTCTGTGTGTCCCactggctggggagggagctTGGGGATCCTCTCCTTCCACCACCAGGGATCTCCTGGAgttcaggaagggaaaatgcCAAAGTGCTTGGAACAGAAAGGAATGACTCCATGTGCCAGTACACACTGGGGAatgctgggaaagcagcttgCAGGGGGATCCTGGTCATTCTATCAAACTTTATTATTCTATCAAACTTCTTTAATTTCACCTTGACCATTTTTTAACCAAGATCTAAACAGAATTTTGAATAGAAATTTGTTATTCTATGTATTATGAATATTACTGTTCTATTATTATGCTCCCAGCCCTATTcatcctggccttgggcactgccagggatccagggatctctgggcacctgtgccagggcctgcccaccctcacagggaggaattccttcccaaaatcccacctaaACCCCCTCAGCTCAAAGCCATTCCCTTTGTTTTGGCACTCCAGTCCCTTTCAAGTCTTTAGACAGCTTTTTGTTCCCAGGCCATGCTTGGAGCAGCTCCTAATCCTTGTTtttccctgtggctgtgagcaGAACAGATCCATGGAGGAATTATCTTAATTATGATGGAACTCCTTGTTTGCTCCATGGTTTTTATTCCCAAGATCTTTGGTGCTGTTACAGAACATGCAATGCCCCTGCTGTGGCTTCTGTTCCATATCTGAGGTCACATTCAGCCATTCCTTCCTCTTCCAGAAACCAAATCATAATAATTAGATTTATTTCTTGATTCCCATCTATTTTCAACcaatcaggagaaaaatcctttcagtACCACACCATGCCATTGTTAGTCCAGCTGGGTGAAGtgagccccaaacacaaacatgaATTTGAATGTTAATAACCACTGACCTTGGCATGAACCAAATTCCAGCTAGTGAAGGCTCCCCCTGGGTGTTTTGACTTGCAAATAAAATTCCCTCATCTTTTCTAACTGTTCTTATGGTATGAAGGGAGAATCTGGTCTACAAAAGGTTTAAATCTTTTTGAGGAATTGCTCCAGATTTTCTATTGCTTTGGATTTTAAATTCCTGTGGATTTCAGTGGCAGCTGAGCTCGAAACATTCCTGTTGGAATTATTGGTGCTAGGAAGCTTTGGGGTCAGTAACCACACTGGGAAttggaggggaggaaggagaactcccagttttccttctttcaggTCTACACTGTAACTTGTGCCCAACTTTAGGATAATCTGGTAAATGGAGACTAAAATTGATGTGGGGGTGAAAGAACTGATTGGCTTTGGTGTGTGCCAAACCTGATTTAACATCCATCCCCTTTGGGCAGCCTCAGCCTTCGTTCACCTCCCTCTGCAGAGTTCTGGTCACCTTCAGACCCCAGGAAAAGTTAAAAGAGAGGAtttgatgttttttttccccagtgtatCGGATAAAGTTCAACGAGTCCTACGCAGAGATGAAGAAAGGGACAAACGAGTGGAAAACCGTCCTGGGGGGAGTTCTGTTCTTCCTTGGCCTCACTGGAGTCATCCTCATCTGGCAGAAGCACTTCAGTAAGTAACTCCtccatggagagcaggagatgcctgatgggaattctgtggggccaggatggtttggggagcagccagaacagggactgcagcaggagctgtctgTTATTCCCTGAAAgctccatcctggagctgtctcttgtggggatggagcagaaaTAATCAGGAAGCTGACTCAGAGAAATCTGGGAGCACAGGAAATGGAAGGGAGTGAGCGGTGAGATTCCTGATCCCAGAGCTTCCCCTCTTTTGCTGCCTTGGGTAGTGAACATTTGGGTTCCTGCCACGTTTGGCTGCCTTCCCAGCTAAGGATTCAGCCTCCAGGGAgcctccagctgccagcaggcagagcagcagttaaaggagctgctccctgccttgaGGCTCCCAAAAATAGGAGAGCAGGAAGCTGTTATCTTGGTGATGGAGGAAACCACTGGAGAATCCATGTGGGAGTGTGGCTTGAGCTGGATGCTGCATGCAGGGAGTGGAGGTTTGAACAGATCATGGATTcacaggtttgggttggaagggatgctGAAGATGATCCCATTTCACCTCCatccatggccagggacacttcccactgtcccaggtttctccaaaccccatccaacctggccttggacacttccaaagatgaggcagccacagcttctctggacaacgAGTGGGATGGCttcaggggggaaaaagcccTTTTATTAGCAAAACTTAGCCCAAAATTCCCAACTTGCTGACGTGGCATGAGGACATAACTCCATAATTCACTCCATAACTCACTCCATAACTAACTCCATAACTCCATAACTCCATAACTCCATAACTAACTCCATAATTCCATAACTAACTCCATAATTCCATAACTCCATAACTCCATAACTCACTCCATAACTCACTCCATAACTCCATAACTCACTCCATAACTAACTCCATAACTCCATAACTCCATAACTCCATAACTCACTCCATAACTAACTCCATAATTCCATAACTAACTCCATAATTCCATAACTCCATAACTCCATAACTCACTCCATAACTCACTCCATAACTCACTCTATAACTCCATAACTCACTCCATAAATCACTCCATAACCCACTCCATAACTCACTCCATAACCCACTCTATAACTTACTCCATAACTCACTCCATAACTCCATAACTCACTCCATAACTCCATAACTCACTCCATAACTAACTCCATAACTCCATAACTCCATAACTCACTCCATAACTCCATACCTAACTCCATAACTCCATAATTCCATAATTCCCTTCTATCCTGCAGTGTACGGCGCTGTCCCTCACACCTTCTCTGACGAGTGGCTCTCAGCTCAGACCAAGAGGATGTTGGACATGAGGGTGAACCCCGTGCAGGGCATCACAGCCCAGTGGGATTTTGACAAGAACGAATGGAAGAAATAAAGCAACTCAGTGGAACCTGCTCTGCTTGAACATGAAATGATTCCATCACCCGTGTGTGACCTCGTTGCTTGTTGTACTGGAACACCCTCTCCACCTCCAGAAATGCTAATAAATGTCTGGTTAACTTGACAGCTGCCTGTTGCTGGTCTCTGCATGGGTTTCTTGGGGTGGGACATTGGGTTCCTGAATGAGATTTGCTGCCTGCATTAATGTTTTCAGGGCTAAGAAAGCTGCTGCCAAATTTCTCCCTTAGCTGAGCTGGTGTCTCCTGGACCCTGCAGGTTTTTAACAGCTCTTAATCCCTGTTTTTCCCAGTGtctctgtgagcagagctgatccatgaaggaattttctgaatTATGATGGAGCTCCTTGTGTGCTCCATGGTTTATATTCCCAAGATCTTTGGTCTCTCTGATCCCTGCTTTTCTGAAACCTAAACCAAGCTTGGACTTAGGTTTGCTCTTTTCCTGATGGGACAGGAATTGATGTTGTGGTttaggagctgtgctgggctgttgCTGCCCCTCTTTCCCTTCCACTCAGAAATTTGGGAAGGTTTTTAAGGTGAGGTAACCTGGTGGGAATTAAGCAGTGAGCTCCCCTTCCTACAGCTGAAAAATCCCTTAGGTGATAAATTTATCTCTGAGGTGCTGAGAAGGATGAGGGTGACAATTCCAGGGTGGTGATGGctggaattctgctttttttccctgctttttgcacagctcctgctgtggtaCTGACCTGGGTGAGTGACATGGAGCTGCCAGGGTTTTGTGCCTggaaaattgatttattttggaGCAgatggggtttgtgcctggaAAATTGGATTTGTTTTGGAGCAAATACTGGagtttcagtgctgctgggatAAGGGAGTTCCTCCTGGGTCTGTCCTTCCCAAAAAGCTGTGGAACCCAGGGAGGCCAGGAGAGAAATCTGAGCCTTGCCATGATCCCAGATCTTTATTTCATCCTCCccttcctggcacagccactctctgctcccttccctccagagcagcagcaggacctgctggagcagcctcaggTGAGCTGAGTttgccagggctctgcttgcTCCCCTCCTGGCGTgttccccttcctcctgccctgggagggggTCAGacctcatcatcctcactgggaatttggggtgtttgtttgCAGGCAGCCTTGGAGACTGAGAAACCACCCAAATCCTGATCCTGGGGAGAGGAAACCCATGGGGACTGGAATGAGCAAGGTAcaggggacagtgggatggTGGCCAGCACGTTCTCTCCTTCTGCAGCCCATGGATGCCCTTCCCAGGTCCCTAAATACAGCTGTCTGCaccttcttcccctttcccacaGCCCTCTGGAATTCCAAGCACTTCAAGAGaattaggaaaacaaacaggGATTTAAATCTGAGCTTTATATCCGGGGTGAAGAGCTCAGTGTGTGCAGGTGGCAGAAAAGTGACAGCTGGCATTAACTGCTCATCCCTGGCGTGGTAAAACCTTGGCATTTTCATCCTCAGGGATAACAGGGAAAATCCCCCCTTCCCACCCTCGGGGTGTGCCCCAGCAATGGGGGAAGTGTGGttttaatgctgctttttcctccagggctggaggaggggaTCAATTTCTGTTGCTGTCCTTAAATAACCACTTGGAATGTGAGTCCTCCGGTTTAAAATTAGACTCTGGGACAGCAACAGAGAGATCAGATCAGGGCAAACTCCCTCTGCATGGCTCTGATGTGGTTTAACACTGGGGATTCACCCCCTGTGAACTCAGCATGACAGGCAAAGTGCCCTTTACAGCCCCCAAAGTGCCTTTTCCAGCACCCAAAGTGCCCTTtacagcccccagtgccaccaaaccCTTTGGGGAGCCCAGGCTGTTGTTGTCAAGGGCTGGATTGGTGCAGACCCTTTTGTAGGATCCAATTTTGGACTCCCGTGACATGCAGGGCTCTGCATTCCCCTCCACAGTTTGTGCTGTGCTGAATCCAGGTGTTTGCACCCAGCTGGATGGGacccagtgctgctgaaaaCCCTAAAACTCCTCAAACCAGGGTTCTTTGGCCAGAAGGGCAGCAGCAAGTCCAGCTGCTAACCAGCTCTgtctttctgtgcctctggaaaTGCTCTGGCAGGTTTCTCACAccccttaaacacctccagctgtcccttttctccttcataACCCTGCAGCAGCGAGTTGGAGACCAAATCGGCAGCCTTGACATCTCTTAAACGGCAATAAATAGAAATCCTGCTATAAAtagcatccatccatccccagctgGCAGATGCAACCTTTGGAGCTCCAGAGGATCACATCCAAACTCCTCCCATGCCTGTGCTGAGTTgttcctgagctctgctctcctttgGGCTCAGCCTTTTCTGCTGGTTTATGGGAATGATCCATGGATTTGGGTGCTTGGTTTGGCATGGCCTGGGCAGTTTGGTGCCAGGTGTCCAtcctggtcctgctggagctcatTCCCACCACATCATGTACCACATTCCTGGTGCCATCTGaatcctctctctccttttttgtCACCTCCCAGATTGTCACCGGCCTCTACCTGGGGAATATTCGTGGTGAGTGAattccctgcccctccctggTGCTGTGGGGTCCTtgggcagctggcagggctggaggattCCTCTCCTTGGCGACTCCatgtgctcccagctgggaaccTCAGCATCttccagagctccagagctgccccagatCCTCATCCCAATTTCCAGTGATCCCAGTCCAACCAGAAAAGGGATCTGTccactgggagctgtgtgttcacatgttgagggaagagatgaggatctgactccatgtttcagaaggctgatttattattttatgatatatattacatttaaactatactaaaagaatagaagaagaggtttcatcagaaagctggctaagaatagcataggaaagaatgataacaaaagtttgtgACTTGGGCTCTGTGtttgagccagctgactgtgattggacATTAATTACAAACACCTAACATAGATTAATCaccacagatgcacctgttgcattccacagcagcagataatcaatgtttacattttgttcctgaggcttctcagcttctcaggaggaaaaatcctaaagaaaggatttttcataaaacatatCTGTGACAGCTGTGCTCACCAACCATGTTGGAACCCCAGGAAATTCATGGCATATCTGAAACCTCCTCAACAGCAAGGACAACAACAGCTTTGTCTGAGTTCTCAGgataatttctgattttaggGAGGGCTTTAGGAACCTGCTGAGCACCCAGTGCATCCCAGGGGTGTCCAACCTCCTCCCTGCAGCGTGTGGGAtgagaggcagggctggaacgGGGGTCAgggatcccagcagggcaggtaATTCCCACATGGCTCCCGTTTCCAGACTCTGAGGACCACGAGAACCTGCAGAGCAAGGGGGTGACCCACATCCTGTCCGTCCACAGCGGCGCCAAGCCCGTGCTGGAGGTGAGGGCCTGGCTGGGGGCACccggggcagcaggagctgggaagggacaccCGGGGGCTCCTCCTGGCCTGGGGAGAAGAAACGCTGGGTTTGCACTGATTTGCACCGATTTATAGTGATTTACACCGAGTTGCACCAATTTACACCCAGTTGCACCAATTGGCACCAGGCGATGCTGCCCAAAGGGGCTCagtgatggatttggggagggggcaccaGGGtgcttgggtgttttttggggtgcagcGGGGTGTTTGGATGCTTTTTGGGGGgcagtggggtttttggggggcagcGGGGTGTTTGGATGCTTTTTGGGGgcagtggggtttttgggggagcAGCGGGGTGTTTggatgttttttggggggcagtggggtttttggggggcagcggggtgtttgggtggtttttggggggcagcGGGGTGTTTggatggtttttggggggcagcGGGGTGTTTGGATGCTTTTTGGGGGcagtggggattttgggggggcaGCGGGgtgtttgggtggtttttggggtgcagtgAGGTGCTTGGATGGTTTTTGGGGGCACCAGGGTgcttgggtgatttttggggtgcagtgAGGTGCTcgggtggtttttggggtgcagtgGGGTGTT contains:
- the LOC135452853 gene encoding cytochrome c oxidase subunit 4 isoform 1, mitochondrial, with translation MLASRVFSLVGRRSISTSLCLRAHGHGVVKAEDYTLPVYMDRRDVPLPEVAFVRDLSAQQRALKEKEKASWSALSAEEKVELYRIKFNESYAEMKKGTNEWKTVLGGVLFFLGLTGVILIWQKHFMYGAVPHTFSDEWLSAQTKRMLDMRVNPVQGITAQWDFDKNEWKK